The following are encoded in a window of Fluviibacter phosphoraccumulans genomic DNA:
- a CDS encoding DUF3619 family protein: MTHPSQQHDRTQDDLLAKAVARALDQGNEMLPSRVTARLAQMREQALSHQKQWQSALQLAGQSTHRAVGSLFGDSFGSATDWRRWAASAGILLLTGAFMFWQAQTQIEDLASEDSALLSEALPPNALIDKGFQTWLSTGTPTVTD; the protein is encoded by the coding sequence ATGACCCATCCATCGCAGCAACATGACCGCACGCAGGACGACCTGCTGGCTAAAGCCGTGGCGCGCGCATTGGATCAGGGCAACGAGATGCTTCCTAGCCGGGTAACTGCACGCCTGGCACAAATGCGCGAACAGGCACTTTCCCACCAAAAACAATGGCAAAGTGCCCTACAACTGGCCGGACAAAGCACCCATCGCGCCGTCGGCAGCCTGTTTGGGGATAGCTTTGGTTCAGCCACCGATTGGCGGCGCTGGGCCGCATCGGCTGGCATTTTGTTGCTCACCGGTGCTTTTATGTTCTGGCAGGCACAAACGCAGATTGAAGATCTGGCCAGTGAAGATAGCGCACTGCTCAGCGAAGCGCTACCACCTAACGCTTTGATTGATAAAGGATTTCAGACATGGCTTTCCACCGGAACGCCAACCGTAACGGACTGA
- a CDS encoding DUF3106 domain-containing protein, which produces MAFHRNANRNGLILIAVLVAAITVAVAYPRARPNQDTPSGVRVAVPPQPNWKELKPAQQAILAPLEEDWNNMERFRRKKWLEIAAKYPNLSEAEQERVHERMQVWANLTPAQRQAARERFRELAKQTNPEERAELAQKWADYQNLPENVRARLEEEARELELSNKRAARTPAVDGKPVATTTKEGALPAGTAAGSLATAPGAVKLVPPKAAAPVSPLTFAPTKPVEDSASPATNTESSGNDSR; this is translated from the coding sequence ATGGCTTTCCACCGGAACGCCAACCGTAACGGACTGATCCTGATTGCGGTACTGGTCGCTGCCATTACTGTGGCGGTGGCGTACCCACGCGCGCGCCCAAACCAGGACACGCCCAGCGGTGTGCGGGTGGCTGTACCACCGCAGCCCAACTGGAAAGAACTGAAACCCGCTCAGCAGGCTATTCTGGCGCCACTGGAAGAAGACTGGAACAACATGGAGCGCTTCCGCCGCAAAAAGTGGCTGGAAATTGCTGCTAAATATCCCAATCTGAGCGAGGCAGAACAAGAACGCGTGCACGAACGCATGCAGGTGTGGGCCAATCTGACACCCGCCCAACGCCAAGCTGCACGTGAACGCTTCCGCGAACTGGCCAAACAGACGAATCCCGAGGAACGGGCTGAACTCGCCCAGAAATGGGCGGATTACCAGAACCTGCCTGAAAATGTGCGCGCCCGCCTAGAGGAAGAGGCACGCGAGCTTGAACTGTCCAACAAGCGCGCTGCGCGAACACCGGCGGTGGATGGCAAACCCGTAGCCACCACCACCAAAGAAGGTGCCCTGCCTGCCGGGACTGCCGCAGGCTCTTTAGCGACGGCGCCTGGCGCCGTCAAACTCGTACCGCCCAAAGCTGCCGCCCCAGTCAGCCCACTGACTTTTGCGCCCACAAAACCGGTAGAAGACAGCGCAAGTCCGGCGACTAACACGGAGTCTTCCGGCAATGACAGCCGCTGA
- a CDS encoding RDD family protein, producing the protein MTAAERAPLARRLGSLLYEALVILALSIFLFILPVAIFAGLTQRMPGTALLWFYLFTLLGTYFVWCWARAGQTLAMKTWRLRLIDAQSGRPLRPLQAIVRYGMGWLCWPTGLALLWSFIDPDRQFLHDRIAGSRIVQIPK; encoded by the coding sequence ATGACAGCCGCTGAACGCGCGCCCTTGGCACGACGCCTGGGGAGCCTGCTTTATGAAGCGCTGGTCATTCTGGCCTTAAGCATCTTTCTTTTTATCCTGCCGGTCGCCATTTTTGCCGGCCTGACGCAACGCATGCCCGGAACGGCGCTACTCTGGTTTTATCTGTTTACGCTGCTCGGCACTTATTTTGTCTGGTGCTGGGCCCGCGCCGGCCAGACACTGGCCATGAAAACCTGGCGCTTACGCTTGATCGATGCACAATCGGGTCGGCCGCTGCGCCCGTTACAAGCCATTGTCCGTTACGGCATGGGCTGGCTGTGCTGGCCAACGGGCCTGGCGCTGCTCTGGAGTTTTATCGATCCGGACCGGCAATTTCTCCATGACCGTATTGCCGGCAGCCGGATCGTACAGATCCCTAAATAA